A stretch of Amycolatopsis balhimycina FH 1894 DNA encodes these proteins:
- a CDS encoding DUF7617 domain-containing protein: MRRRMRARRLGAVLPLVLVAATAVPLPAAADPAPAAVSALTKSVQGTGSPAAHGATANWVIGYEDHAGTTGAATITDAVGAGQAFQPGSLHSPPGWTPQWSTDGTTFAGTEPASGVTAVRATNATAGPDATQLSGALTPPVQAVTTATGGDGFSPILYRTPGGVLQAWNIYHHLGATSPKVVCTDLATGTRCPGGPWPKVLNTAPGPLGTLGAGDITSTMVEQYVRDPAAPAKVYYPALTATSAGVGCLDLAAAANCGYWPLATLGGSPPVNSLTGLVESAGNLYGVVSSGAVVCWTIATQSPCGGQPYAPILPAANQPYVYGAVTVVAGKVFASTAGPGTALQPALGCFDPATATPCAGWASSRPTGPAGNVTYNAYTAFSTTGAPVGACSSTSGADDVTTCYALDGSVLPPPPGAAALAAGVIVFNPEVVTDPNGHIRSYLPVWSGGIAGAALCHDWTTASACAGLPGLITHPNAAGGNTRDYGYAYDPPSGCLIGLGDAGVLFSMDPATGATPCVRSGGQVKLRPGDFYCDGGSHVQGYTAARLTGVDPANVDFAASRVTVVDQDNAVVPTPGFAPDGSVDLTGVSVAAHPSITVTTTLVLHSAAGFSGSLVVDFAGDAPQLCFRTTISADCLVTSVANTATGTDSTGSFTSNTVTLPVAPGASCTPKVTVNKEICTAVHPAQCGPGGAGPWAKQAPVGLLGVLAASAYWRITVTNEGPVGITAAQVVDTVEPSCQTGPFTLAAGQSKQVYCATYALLNLFPITNKAKVSYVPVNVPPGTPPSTTDWSSAKACSLLCIL, encoded by the coding sequence ATGCGAAGACGCATGCGTGCGCGCCGCCTGGGGGCGGTCCTGCCCCTCGTGCTCGTGGCGGCCACCGCCGTCCCGCTGCCCGCGGCCGCCGATCCCGCGCCGGCCGCGGTCTCGGCGCTGACGAAGTCCGTGCAGGGCACCGGTTCCCCGGCCGCCCACGGCGCCACGGCGAACTGGGTGATCGGCTACGAAGACCACGCCGGCACGACCGGCGCCGCCACCATCACCGACGCCGTCGGCGCCGGCCAGGCCTTCCAGCCCGGCTCGCTGCACTCCCCACCCGGCTGGACACCGCAGTGGTCCACCGACGGCACCACGTTCGCCGGCACCGAACCGGCCTCCGGGGTGACCGCCGTCCGCGCGACGAACGCCACCGCCGGTCCCGACGCGACCCAGCTGTCCGGCGCCCTCACCCCGCCCGTTCAGGCGGTCACCACCGCGACGGGCGGCGACGGCTTCTCGCCGATCCTGTACCGCACCCCCGGCGGGGTGCTGCAGGCCTGGAACATCTACCACCACCTGGGGGCCACGTCGCCGAAGGTGGTCTGCACCGACCTCGCCACCGGGACGCGGTGCCCGGGCGGCCCCTGGCCGAAGGTGCTCAACACCGCGCCCGGCCCGCTCGGCACCCTGGGGGCCGGGGACATCACCAGCACCATGGTCGAGCAGTACGTGCGCGACCCCGCGGCGCCCGCGAAGGTCTACTACCCCGCCCTCACGGCGACATCGGCCGGGGTCGGCTGTCTCGACCTGGCCGCCGCGGCCAACTGCGGGTACTGGCCGCTGGCCACCCTCGGCGGGTCGCCGCCGGTGAACAGCCTCACCGGGCTCGTGGAGAGCGCCGGCAACCTCTACGGCGTCGTCAGCTCGGGCGCGGTGGTCTGCTGGACCATCGCGACGCAGAGCCCGTGCGGCGGCCAGCCGTACGCACCGATCCTGCCGGCCGCCAACCAGCCGTACGTCTACGGCGCGGTGACCGTGGTGGCGGGCAAGGTGTTCGCGTCGACGGCGGGCCCGGGCACCGCGCTGCAGCCCGCGTTGGGCTGCTTCGACCCGGCGACCGCCACGCCGTGCGCCGGCTGGGCTTCGTCACGACCCACCGGACCGGCGGGCAACGTCACCTACAACGCCTACACGGCGTTCAGCACCACCGGCGCCCCGGTGGGCGCGTGCTCGTCGACGTCCGGCGCAGACGACGTCACGACGTGCTACGCGCTCGACGGGTCGGTGTTGCCGCCACCGCCCGGCGCGGCCGCGCTGGCGGCCGGGGTGATCGTCTTCAACCCCGAGGTCGTCACCGATCCGAACGGCCACATCCGCAGCTACCTTCCGGTCTGGAGCGGCGGGATCGCGGGTGCGGCACTGTGCCACGACTGGACGACGGCGTCGGCGTGCGCGGGCCTGCCGGGCCTGATCACCCACCCGAACGCGGCCGGCGGCAACACCCGGGACTACGGGTACGCCTACGACCCGCCGTCGGGCTGCCTGATCGGCCTCGGCGACGCCGGGGTGCTGTTCTCGATGGACCCGGCCACCGGCGCCACGCCGTGTGTCCGCTCCGGCGGGCAGGTGAAACTGCGTCCGGGTGACTTCTATTGCGACGGCGGTTCGCACGTCCAGGGTTACACGGCCGCGCGGCTGACGGGCGTCGACCCGGCGAACGTCGACTTCGCGGCGTCGCGGGTGACGGTCGTCGACCAGGACAACGCGGTGGTGCCGACGCCGGGCTTCGCCCCGGACGGCTCGGTCGACCTGACCGGCGTCTCGGTGGCGGCGCACCCGTCGATCACCGTGACGACCACGCTGGTCCTGCACAGCGCGGCGGGCTTCAGCGGTTCGCTGGTGGTCGACTTCGCGGGTGACGCACCCCAGCTGTGCTTCCGCACGACGATCTCGGCGGACTGCCTGGTGACGTCGGTGGCGAACACGGCGACGGGCACGGACTCGACGGGTTCGTTCACGTCCAACACGGTGACGCTCCCGGTCGCCCCCGGCGCGTCGTGCACCCCGAAGGTGACCGTGAACAAGGAGATCTGCACGGCGGTCCACCCGGCCCAGTGCGGCCCGGGCGGCGCCGGACCGTGGGCGAAACAGGCCCCGGTGGGCCTGCTCGGCGTGCTCGCGGCGTCGGCGTACTGGCGGATCACGGTGACGAACGAGGGTCCGGTGGGGATCACGGCCGCGCAGGTGGTGGACACCGTGGAGCCGTCGTGCCAGACGGGTCCGTTCACGCTGGCGGCGGGTCAGTCGAAGCAGGTGTACTGCGCCACGTACGCGCTGCTGAACCTGTTCCCGATCACCAACAAGGCGAAGGTGAGCTACGTGCCGGTGAACGTCCCGCCGGGGACACCGCCGTCCACAACGGACTGGTCGTCGGCCAAGGCGTGTTCACTGCTGTGCATCCTGTAG
- a CDS encoding STAS domain-containing protein, whose protein sequence is MPSADRSRPDRLTTSRSHGDPAVVTLAGQLDSGTVLIMARAVAQCLAQDPAPEVLVLDLTDVTRLATSAIRVLLHARDHAARCRTTLRITAPRHPGPVRALRISGAHAIFDVYADRRAALAAGDRSSFLELAHRLWTAGH, encoded by the coding sequence ATGCCTTCGGCCGATCGGTCCCGTCCGGACCGGCTGACCACGTCCCGGTCCCACGGCGACCCCGCCGTCGTGACGCTGGCCGGGCAGCTCGACAGCGGGACCGTCCTGATCATGGCGCGCGCCGTCGCGCAGTGCCTCGCGCAGGACCCCGCTCCGGAGGTCCTCGTGCTCGACCTCACCGACGTCACGCGGCTGGCCACCTCCGCGATCCGGGTGCTGCTGCACGCCCGTGACCACGCCGCGCGCTGCCGGACCACGCTGCGCATCACCGCGCCCCGCCACCCCGGGCCGGTGCGCGCCCTGCGGATATCCGGCGCCCACGCCATCTTCGACGTCTACGCCGATCGCCGCGCCGCCCTGGCCGCCGGTGATCGGAGCTCCTTCCTGGAACTGGCGCACCGGCTGTGGACCGCCGGGCACTGA
- a CDS encoding VOC family protein has product MTDQYASVRYVVDDVPAAIEFYTTQLGFTVRMSAAPAFADVVRGPLRLLLSGPASSGARATPAGSSAAGRNRIHLVVADLDAEIARLAGAGVAFRTDVVSGPGGRQILLADPAGNLVELFQPAHRDSAHRDSAHRDSTHRDS; this is encoded by the coding sequence GTGACCGACCAGTACGCGAGTGTCCGGTACGTCGTCGACGACGTCCCGGCGGCCATCGAGTTCTACACCACCCAGCTGGGCTTCACGGTGCGCATGAGCGCCGCGCCGGCGTTCGCCGACGTCGTCCGCGGCCCGCTGCGGCTGCTGCTGTCCGGCCCCGCCAGCTCCGGCGCCCGCGCCACTCCCGCGGGCTCCTCGGCCGCCGGCCGCAACCGCATCCACCTCGTGGTCGCCGACCTGGACGCCGAGATCGCGCGGCTGGCCGGCGCCGGCGTGGCCTTCCGCACCGACGTGGTCTCCGGCCCCGGCGGACGGCAGATCCTCCTCGCGGATCCCGCCGGCAACCTCGTCGAGCTCTTCCAGCCCGCCCATCGGGACTCCGCCCACCGGGACTCCGCCCACCGGGACTCCACCCACCGGGACTCTTAG
- a CDS encoding ArsR family transcriptional regulator: MAPEPPAFVRLAAHPLRWSLLSALAGGDLRVRELVERVGEPQNLVSYHLRLLRGGGLVTATRSSFDGRDSYYHLDLGRCAGALAETGAALHPALRPETPPLPEGVAVLFVCTGNSARSPVAEALLRRRTAGKVTVTSAGSHPKAALHPGAVRVLSDEFGIDVAGQRPRHLDTVAGHRFDHVITLCDKVRETCPEFPHHPRRRHWSIPDPAGAREPGSFARTAAEIDTRVRHLLPDLPAPQDSVPQDQEARP; this comes from the coding sequence ATGGCTCCCGAGCCGCCCGCCTTCGTCCGGCTGGCCGCGCACCCGCTGCGCTGGTCATTGCTGAGCGCGCTCGCCGGTGGCGACCTCCGCGTCCGGGAGCTGGTGGAGCGCGTCGGCGAGCCGCAGAACCTGGTCTCCTACCACCTGCGGCTGCTGCGCGGCGGCGGGCTCGTGACCGCCACGCGCAGCAGCTTCGACGGCCGGGACAGCTACTACCACCTGGACCTCGGCCGCTGCGCGGGCGCGCTGGCCGAAACCGGCGCGGCCCTGCACCCCGCGCTGCGCCCGGAGACCCCGCCCCTCCCGGAGGGGGTCGCCGTGCTGTTCGTGTGCACCGGCAACAGCGCCCGCTCCCCCGTCGCCGAAGCGCTGCTGCGACGGCGAACCGCCGGGAAGGTGACCGTGACCAGCGCGGGCAGCCACCCGAAGGCCGCACTGCACCCCGGCGCGGTCCGGGTGCTGAGCGACGAGTTCGGCATCGACGTCGCCGGGCAGCGGCCGCGGCACCTGGACACGGTCGCCGGCCACCGGTTCGACCACGTGATCACCTTGTGCGACAAGGTCCGCGAGACCTGCCCCGAATTCCCGCACCACCCGCGCCGCCGCCACTGGAGCATCCCCGACCCGGCAGGGGCGCGGGAGCCCGGTTCGTTCGCCCGGACCGCGGCGGAGATCGACACGCGCGTCCGGCACCTGCTGCCGGATCTCCCGGCGCCCCAAGACTCGGTCCCCCAAGACCAGGAGGCCCGGCCGTGA
- a CDS encoding ATP-binding protein: MHARSRRSVGNLPAELTSFVGRRHELVEVKRLLSAARLVTLTGAGGVGKTRLALRVAADVRRAFPDGVWLVELADLGDPHLLPSTVATALGLRGTGDQAAALAEYLEDKQLLLVLDNCEHVADECATLVAKLLAISGGLRVLATSRHTLHGEGEHILHVEPLPVPEAEDTGASPVEAVTLFTERAAAVSPGFELTPENRAAVVRICRRLEGIPLAIELAAVRLRVLSVDQLVERLDDRLGLLTSRPLGARPRPRTLEAAIGWSFELCTPAEQRMWTQASVFPGGFDLDAAEHVCAPHETDGDSALDVVAGLLDKSVISRRNGTFGRQAWYRMLETVREYGGAKLAEAGDETGVRARQARYYAGLARRYRTEGFGPRQVEWLDRLRREHANLRTVLEQCLATPERASHALDIAASLWNFWYGGGLVPEGCRYLRRGLELCGERTITRARALYGMAFLAIQTGAPHTELLAELAELAEEFDDERLRAGRAECAGMAAFFTGDLRGGAELLERALAGYRLAGDALLVFDTLILLAAARFFLGDPRGTAAAEEALALTERHEARWSRGYALWAVAIHRWRAGEHRQAADLLREAIALRLTDRTLLAFLVEALAWCHSSEGAHDRTARLLGGSQAVWRLSGARVGEMSPYQSFDEQCATLARNALGDEEFDAAFAASAGFGLDEVVRYALGEKPAPARASGPARTGEPGGLTRRQREIAELVARGMTNKEIAADLVLSGRTVEGHVENILVKLGLTSRAQVASWLAGQPRRPA; this comes from the coding sequence ATGCACGCCCGTTCCCGCCGAAGCGTGGGCAACCTGCCGGCCGAGCTGACCAGCTTCGTCGGCAGGCGGCATGAGCTGGTGGAAGTGAAACGCCTGCTGTCCGCGGCCAGGCTGGTGACGCTGACCGGCGCCGGCGGTGTCGGCAAGACGCGGCTCGCGCTGCGCGTCGCGGCCGACGTGCGCAGGGCCTTCCCCGATGGCGTCTGGCTGGTCGAGCTGGCCGACCTGGGAGACCCGCACCTGCTGCCGAGCACCGTGGCGACGGCGCTCGGCCTGCGCGGCACCGGCGACCAGGCGGCCGCGCTCGCCGAGTACCTGGAGGACAAGCAGCTGCTCCTGGTGCTGGACAACTGCGAGCACGTCGCCGACGAATGCGCGACGCTGGTGGCGAAGCTGCTCGCGATCTCCGGGGGGCTCCGGGTGCTCGCCACCAGCCGGCACACGCTGCACGGGGAGGGCGAGCACATCCTGCACGTCGAGCCGCTGCCCGTCCCGGAGGCCGAAGACACCGGCGCGAGCCCGGTCGAGGCGGTGACGCTGTTCACCGAACGGGCGGCCGCCGTCTCGCCGGGCTTCGAGCTGACCCCGGAGAACCGGGCGGCGGTGGTCCGGATCTGCCGGCGGCTGGAGGGCATCCCGCTCGCCATCGAGCTGGCCGCCGTCCGCCTCCGCGTCCTGTCGGTCGACCAGCTCGTCGAGCGGCTCGACGACCGGCTCGGCCTGCTCACGTCGCGCCCGCTCGGCGCGCGGCCCCGGCCGCGGACCCTAGAAGCGGCGATCGGCTGGAGCTTCGAGCTGTGCACGCCCGCGGAACAGCGGATGTGGACGCAGGCGTCGGTGTTTCCCGGCGGGTTCGACCTCGACGCGGCCGAGCACGTCTGCGCGCCCCACGAAACCGACGGCGACAGCGCACTGGACGTCGTCGCGGGGCTGCTGGACAAGTCGGTCATCAGCCGCCGGAATGGCACCTTCGGACGGCAGGCCTGGTACCGCATGCTGGAGACCGTCCGCGAATACGGTGGCGCCAAGCTGGCCGAGGCGGGTGACGAGACCGGCGTGCGGGCCCGGCAGGCCCGGTACTACGCCGGCCTCGCCCGGCGCTACCGGACCGAAGGCTTCGGTCCGCGCCAGGTGGAGTGGCTCGACCGGCTCCGGCGCGAGCACGCCAACCTCCGGACCGTGCTGGAGCAGTGCCTCGCCACCCCCGAGCGGGCGAGCCACGCGCTCGACATCGCGGCCTCGCTGTGGAACTTCTGGTACGGCGGCGGCCTCGTCCCGGAGGGGTGCCGGTACCTGCGGCGCGGGCTCGAGCTGTGCGGCGAGCGCACGATCACCCGGGCGCGGGCGTTGTACGGCATGGCGTTCCTCGCGATCCAGACCGGTGCGCCGCACACCGAACTGCTGGCCGAGCTCGCCGAGCTGGCCGAAGAGTTCGACGACGAACGGCTCCGCGCGGGCCGGGCGGAGTGTGCCGGCATGGCCGCGTTCTTCACCGGCGACCTGCGGGGCGGTGCCGAGCTCCTGGAGCGCGCGCTGGCCGGGTACCGCCTGGCCGGCGACGCGCTGCTCGTGTTCGACACGCTGATCCTGCTCGCCGCCGCGCGGTTCTTCCTCGGCGACCCGCGTGGCACGGCCGCCGCGGAGGAGGCGCTCGCCCTCACCGAGCGCCACGAGGCGCGCTGGTCACGGGGCTACGCCTTGTGGGCCGTCGCGATCCACCGCTGGCGGGCCGGCGAGCACCGGCAGGCAGCGGATCTGCTGCGCGAGGCCATCGCTCTCCGGCTGACCGACCGCACGCTGCTCGCGTTCCTCGTCGAGGCCCTCGCGTGGTGCCACTCGTCCGAAGGCGCGCACGACCGGACCGCCCGGCTGCTCGGTGGGTCCCAGGCGGTCTGGCGGCTCAGCGGCGCGCGGGTCGGCGAGATGAGTCCTTACCAGAGCTTCGACGAGCAATGCGCCACGCTGGCCCGCAACGCGCTCGGGGACGAGGAGTTCGACGCGGCTTTCGCCGCGTCGGCCGGCTTCGGTCTCGACGAAGTCGTCCGGTACGCACTGGGCGAGAAACCCGCCCCGGCGCGGGCGAGCGGGCCGGCGCGGACCGGCGAGCCCGGCGGGCTGACCCGGCGGCAGCGGGAGATCGCCGAGCTGGTGGCGCGGGGGATGACCAACAAGGAGATCGCCGCCGACCTCGTCCTCAGCGGACGGACCGTGGAGGGGCACGTCGAGAACATCCTGGTGAAGCTCGGGCTCACCTCCCGCGCCCAGGTGGCTTCGTGGCTGGCGGGTCAGCCACGGCGACCCGCGTAG